The Scleropages formosus chromosome 9, fSclFor1.1, whole genome shotgun sequence DNA segment TTTCACTATAGGCCACTGAATTGAGATTGAGGCAGATATCCCTTCAAGCACTTCATTATGACAGTCACTTCTTCCATAAAAAACCAGCTACTGTACAAacacccctcgacttatgcaaatagaccgttcttcaaccccttacgtaagtgaAAAGTTACATATGTCGGCTTTTCCCtctgaataaaatatgaataaagatATGAAGagctagaaataatttttgttgtaaatattgcaaaataCGCGGGTGTTGTTTTCATGCATGTACACATGTCTTATTagggttttacatttattttaagtgaCATTATTCCAAAAAgccaatttttttccccccgtatAGACAATAATGGAAACTCCCTTAACAGGGTTATCTCTGAGAACAGGTTTAATCTTTAAGGAAGGAATGGTTGTGAATTGAAATTGTTCATGTCTTCAAAAATTCGTCACTCAGTTAGCACGAAGAGCCAGTCTGTGCAATAAATGGATTGATCTCCATTTATACCTTGTACTTATATTTGCGTTCAACACATACCGTAAAATCCCTAATTAACATCCacacccatttttgaaaatacccggTATATTTTTTTCGAGTAATCGGaaaagaatgggaaaaaaatcttaccGGTACCAAGTTTTTAATCCTATTCTCTTCCGTAGTCTGTAACGAAAAATCGACAGCGGTGGCGAAGATCAAAAGGTGTCATTTGTTGACAGGATGCTAGGGGGTAATACCCGATGTACTTGTGGTATTTGCATGAACTTTTtagggagagaaatgatgatCGATTTCACTACCATATGACCTCTAATAAACGTCCcccttttggaaaatgtgaCGCCCTCAATAGGGATTTTACGGTACTATTAATATATGGTACTGGCCAAAATTTTgccacttacatttttttctacaggaaataattataaatgcaCAGATTTTCCCAATTTTCTGTATGAATTAATATGACTATGAATTTCCACATTTTCCCCCCAACTTTAACAAAAAAGCATTACTAAgacaactgaaaatgtaatgaCTGCGTAGTAAGAACTGAATTAAACATGAACTACCCCTTTTAAAAACAGGAAGATTTAAAGTATTATTCTTGTGGAaatcaaacaattaaaaaatgcaaacaacagACCAGCAAAATTTTAAAGAGTTTTGCTGTTATTAAAATTTTCAGGACATAATTATGATATGACTGGTGTATGGGATGGATGTTCATGTGGTGAGACCTGTAATGTGTAAAGAAAATACTCTTCTTGGCACAGACATTTTAGCTGGATgatgtataaaaaatatttggataattgtttttttattatgaaaattaaGCTTTATGTATAGCTGAAAATTACCATTCATAGAAGAGATTGGAAATGACCTTAGAAATCCCAAAAAATGTTGTGGAGTCAAACACAAACAGACCTTCAAAGTGGAAATGAATATATATTGTGTACGTGTAATTGACACTTatacaatgctgcttgaaagtatgtaaaccattcagggatggtcattattcttgtacaaaatgttaaaataatcttatctaaatgttaaatcttaaacttcaattttaaaatgaataactatGATTTTTATACTGCTTGCACACTtgatttaaccaatgcaacttggggttcacttattttcacacctgcatTACTGCCATATTTCTACTGCATGCACGATTTCCTCTGCAGCAACACATGGAATGGgccattacacacctgttatgtaagatgagaaagactggttctgattaaataGTTGTTAAAATAAGGGACAcgaggggttcacatactttataGTAGCACTGTATAACTATGGAGGTTAGAAAACAGGGCTGTCTATAGACAAGGGCTTCAGGGTGGTTGTTATTGTTTGATCGATTGACTCCATATCGTTGAATAAATTGGAAAGTGCACATTTTTTGTGCTATTTCTTTAACATATTCATCTTAAACCATTGATAGCATTTAAATAAGGAACAGACGTCCCCATGtcttaatacattaaaaatgacacaactTTCCTGTGGGTATACTtactttttttccacatcactgTATGCTCTCCAGGATCAAATAGCAAAGGATCTGCTTtcaggagaggaggaagaggaaacgCAATCATCAGCAGATGACCTCACTCCCTCTGTCACCTCCCATGCCTCGGACCTCTTCCGACGCCACCTTAGGGGTAGGGCAAGGAAACGAACTGTTGTGCTTCAGACCCCTCTGAGAGGGCTGTTCCCACCAAAAACGTTTGCTGtgtaaaatactgaatattACTTTTCCTGTACTGTTTAATTACACCACTGAAAAACTATTCAGTTAATCGGAAATGCGTACACCATTTATAACAATGTAatattggtttaaaaaaaaaaattgtgcccTAAGTTTCTGTACCGATGTAGTTCGTGTAGCTGGCTTACGATATTATTACATTGCTGCTtgtgaaataacacattttgcTGTGATCGATTTTGTATAAGAAAACAGAATGGCTTATTTTGACAGTAAAGTGCAGCAGCGTTGATGTACCGTGTCGACGTGGTGCAGTTAGCACGCGTTCCTGTTCCTCAGCCCACTCCTTGGTAGACAAAGACAAGGACTCCTCTGCCAGCTCTTCAGATGCAGACTCCGATGACAGCTCAATTCATTCTGCTGATGGCCGCAAGGTAAGGGATGTGTATTGCCAGTTCTACAAGGACAGCTAGAGATGTTATATGCTTTTGTGATATTATAAGAGGACACAAATGGCAGTTAGTGTATCCAATTTTTTAGGATATCATGGTTGGCCCTCAGTACCAGGCTATAATCCCTCCGCTCAACACCCACTCATACCAGGAGAGAGGTAACCCTTTTATTTTAACCATTGTTTCCTTGTTCTGGTTTCAAGAAATTTCTGAATGTTCTTTGGTCTTGCTTCCTTGACTGTATAGTCTCTTTTAGTTTTTGTCATGTTCTATAATTGCAGCATGGTGgtgtgctggtgcctcacaacacTTGGGCTGTGCATTAAGGCACAGGCTTGTATCTTgctcagcctctgtggagtttgcgttttcttcctgtgtttgcatcaTTGTcctttggatgctctggtttcctcttgtaaaccaaagacatgtgtttcaggtgaacaggtgacactaaattgcccttagtatgtgattgtcctgtgatgggctggcgccttgccttgcaccctgtactTGTGAGATAGGCTCTCAATCAGTGTGACCCTGCATTTGCAGTTGTCGATGAATGttctttaatctgttttttccccatcactTCAGATGTTAATTTGGTATTAACAATAGAGTATAGGTAGTTTTTGAGTTATGACTTGTGTGACTTATGACCACCCAGGCTAATGACAGCTGTCCCATTAACCGTATCGTATTCTTGTTTGAGTCCCTACATTTGCTGACGACGACTCCATCTGCTGTGCAAAAACATTGGCTCATGACACTGCTGCAAGGCAGcatattatttgtgtttttttgggtcTCAgccagtgtttgggtgtctggcactgactttgttttgttttgttttgtgattccctttaagtttttatttaaaatggctagcaagtgaaaaagaagGTATTTTGGTTGtggtgaaaataaaacatagaagacaatagatttaaaaatcaaagtgaaaataatagtgctgCAGGAAcatttaattactgtatatcATTGTATATTAGTTctattttaatatgaattagTCAAAAATATAAAAGCCCTATTAAACAGTGTAGCATTTGTGCATATTAGTTTCATATAAATCCATTAATGTCACATgagagtgctgcttgaaagtatgtgaaccctgtagggatggtcattattcatgtataaaatattaaacttatgaAGTCAAAATCTTGAATCTCAcacataaaatgaatgattatgatttatataCCTGATTCCATCTACCTACTTGAtttaaccagtacaacttggggTTCGCTTATTTTTCTACCTGCACTGCTTCCGTTTTCCTactacatgcatgatttcctgTAAAACAATGCATgaaactggtcattacacacctgttatgtcagatgGGAAAGAATGGTTCTgattaaaaaatgatttcatggcgaaactaagggacacaaggggttcacatacatTCAAGCAGTACTGTTAGGGGATTTTTGACTTTTGATAGGCTCGTCACAATAGAACCACCTATGTTCTTGGTGTGTACCTGTCCCACTTTGCTGTACTATCTGACAATCCCCCATTCCTCAGCCTATGAGAATGAGGACCAGCTACTGTGGGCTCCAGGGGTGCTGTCAGGAGAGACTGTGGAGGATTTCCTGCTGCAGGCTCAGAAGCAGGGGGGCCAAGAGGGGAGTGCTGACACCCCCACATCTGGGGACATTATTAAGGACAATGAGCAGGTAAAGTGCCGTTCTGACTGCATTGACTCAACTTATTTTGTCTGATTGGGAGTAAAAATCTACATAGCTGCTTGAACTTCATAAGGATGTTTCTGGATTCACTGTAATATGTAACTCTTTCTCACACAGGCTCTCTATGAGTTGGTGAAATGTAGCTTCAATGCAGAGGAGGCACTCAGACGGCTGAGATTTAACGTCAAAGTGTTCAACGGTATGTCAAACGAAACCTTCTGCTCTCTTGCTGCCagggagatttaaaaaaaaaaaatctttcatgcACTTTGGCTGGTGTCTTCCAATGCCTGCTGAAAAGCCAAAGAAGTGCATTCTGGGTTGAAGTAAACATTTCTCACTAAATTTGACCAAGGACAGTTTTTAAGTTCTTGAATATTTCTTTTGACCGCTCACATGCTATTGTGCAGTAAACTCTTGTAGACTTCACCTAAACTAAAGACCTAAATAAGGATACAGCTGTAATGCATCTCGCCACTCTATCTAATATGTGATCAGTATCACCCCCGATGGCAGATTCCATTCTCAGACCTTAACAGTGTTCTGATTTGCAGAAGAATTGTGTGCCTGGAGTGAGGAGGAGTGCCGAAACTTTGAACACGGATATCGGGTTCATGGGAAGAACTTCCACCTAATCCAAGCAAACAAGGTGAGACTCCCCCAAGTGTCAGAAAATAAGTCAGCGGTTTCTTATTGCAAAATAACTTTTAGTTGTTGTCACTCCCAGGTTCATTCTGTTTACACTTCTTAATTTGTATGGCATACTTATGCTcagactctccactattctggcgttgcccaaggtgagaggcggcgggctggtgtgggcttattaatagccccccagttcagccgccatgtgttggagtttaccccagtgaatgagagggtcatttccctacgccttcgggtcagggaacggtctctcactgtcgtttgtgcttatgcgcctagcggcagtgtagagtacccggcctttttagagtccctggggggcgtgctggaaagcgctcccactggggactctgtcgttctactgggggactttaatgcccacgtgggcagcgacagtgatacctggaggggcgtgattgggaggaacggcctccctgatctgaacccgagcggtgagttgttattggatttctgtgctagtcgcggtttatccataacgaacaccatgttcatgcataagggtgtccaccagtgcacttggcaccaggacaccctaagtcggaggtcgatgatcgactttgtagtcgtttcttctgaccttcggccatatgtcttggacactcgggtgaagagaggggctgagctgtcaactgatcaccacctggtggtgagttggattcgatggcgggggaaaaagctggacagacctggcaggcccaaacgcatagtgagggtctgttgggaacgtttggcggaggcccctgtcagagaggtcttcaactcccacctccgacagagcttcaaccaggtcccgagggaggtgggggacattgagtctgaatggactatgttccgctcctccattgtcggtgcggcggttcggagctgcggccataaggtctccggtgcctgtcgcggcggcaatccccgaacacggtggtggacaccggaagtaagggatgccgtcaagctgaagaaggagttctatcgggcctggctggctcatgggactcctgaagcagctgacgggtaccgacgggccaaacggagcgcggctctggcagtcgccgcggcaaaacttgggcttgggaggagttcggtgaggccatggaggaagactttcggtcggcctcaaagagattctggcaaaccgtccggcgactcagaggggggaagcggtgttccacgaacactgtttacagtggaagtggtgcgctgctgacctcagctgaggatgttctcgggcggtggaaggagtactttgaggatctcctcaatccctccgacacgccttccatagaggaagctgaggctggggactcggagggggactcgttcattaccctggctgaagttgctgaggtagtcaaaaaactcctcggtggcaaggctccgggggtggatgagatccgccccgagtttctcaagtctctggatgttgtggggctgtcttggctgacacgcctctgcagcatcgcgtggagttcgggaacggtgcctctggactggcagaccggggtggtggtccctctttttaagaagggggaccggagattgtgttccaactacagggggatcacactccttagcctccctgggaaagtctatgccagggtactggaaaggagaatccgaccgatagtcgaacctcggattcaggaggagcaatgcggtttttgccctggccgtggaacactggaccagctctataccctcactagggtgttggagggttcgtgggagtttgcccaaccagtccatatgtgttttgtggacctggagaaggcattcgaccgtgtccctcgtggcatcctgtggggggtgcttcgggattatggggttcggggctcgctgacgggctgttcgttccctgtatgaccggagcaggagcttggttcgcattgccggcagtaagtcagacctgttcccggtgcatgttggactccgccagggctgccctttgtcaccgattctgttcattatttttatggacagaatttctaggcgcagtcagggaacggagggtgtctgttttggtggccgcgagatctcgtctctgctttttgcggacgatgtggtcctgttggcttcatcaagtcaagacttgcagcgtgcactggggaggtttgcagccgagtgcgaagcggcggggatgagaatcagcacctccaaatccgaggccatggttctcagtcggaaaaaggtggattgctccctccgggttaggggggagttgctccctcaagtggaggagtttaggtatcttggggtcttgttcacgagtgagggaaaaatggagcggcaggttgacagatggatcggtgcggcgtccgcagtaatgcggtcattgtaccggtctgttgtggtgaagagggagctgagtcgtaaggcgaagctctcaatttaccggtcaatctacgttcctaccctcacctatggtcatgaactctggatcatgaccgaaagaatgagatcgcggatacaagcggcagaaacgagtttcctccgcagagtggctgggcgcacccttagggatagggtgaggagctcagtcacccgggaggagctcagagtagagccgctgctcctccgcatcgagaggagccagttgaggtggctcgggcatctgttccggatgcctcctggacgcctccctggggaggtgctccgggcttgtcccactgggaggaggcctcggggcagacccaggacacgttggagagactatgtctcccggctggcctgggaacgccttggggttccctcagaggaactggaggaggtgtgcggggagagggaagtctggagtactctgctcggactgctgcccccgcgacccggccccggataaaagcggaggaagatggatggatggatacttaTGCTCAGCTCctcttgctttatttttcatttttagttcAACAGAATTCATCAGATATAGATTAATGTGACTCAGATCATGTCGCACAGTTGCAGTTTCTGGGAAAATTTTTCACTAAATGCGAAAGTATTCCTCTGAAActatttgaaatgcaaaaaggaTGCAATTCGTGATATACAAAAACAGTTTCCCGAATCTGATTTCTGTGAGTTTAAAGTGTATAAATGAAGTTTGATTCTAAAAAATAATGACCATGTAGTGGTACAGTAGCTACTTTGTGTGTCTTTGACCACCAGGAGTATCATTTTATGCAAGGAGGAAGAAGTTATAAGTACTGATGTTTTTGTAGTGTTGTGTGTTTAGAGTGCACTAGACAAATTGTTGGTTCACTATACACCAGCTGTATTAACAGcaggtagaatagtggttaaaaacatgtaacattAAACCCAACTTTCCATATCGTTTGTGTCTTCTGAGCAAAGTACTCTGGCTCTTTACCTTACAAACGCAACTGGGATCATGAGGATATTTTGTTCGCAATTATAAAGTGATTTTGCTTCAGTTAAGTCATAATCATTgaaagattaataatacagagatctgtcttttaatttgttactcccaaattttcaaaaatagataagtgaagaaaataggAAAATGTATCTTTATAGCCTTTGCCACAACTTTGTTTCTCACACCGCACTTGGTATGCTTTGGTGCTGGAAATATGGGTGTGCACACAAAATCCCAGAACGGCATTTTGCGTAAAGTGCAGTAGCAGCTCCACTTCAGTAACTACAGCTGACTGGCTACAAGTTATCTTATAATAAAGTATGTATGGGGAATTAATTCACCGCTGCAAATAATTTccagaaatacatttacatttattcatttagctaatggtTTTCTCCTAAGTTacttagtgttaaggtacttagaattatttacttacttacacagctgggtaatttttactgaagaagtttaggttaagtacctttctcaagggtactacagctggaggtgggaactgaacctgtgacctttgggtccaaaggcagcagctcaaactactattctaccagctgtccagaaGTGGTGATGCACTGAATACCACTCAGTTGTCTGAAATATAGGCCTGACACTTCTGCCAAAGACAGCTTGCAAACGCAAAGCCTGGAAACCCCATCAAACTTATGATGCTCagctttcacattttcaagtgTGAAACATCCAGgaaaattctcacacacacacacacacacacacacacacacacacacacacacacacacacacacacacacacacacatctccatCAAACTGATTTTACTGCTCTGTGTGGATAGGGCTGTGGCTGCAATACTGGGGTCTGTCTTCATTTCAGAGTATTTCTTATGGaacatcattatttttatgtttcctgCCCAAGTGCAGTTCTGTTGCTATTGCTCAGATAGACAGTACTTTCTGAGAGCACCGCTGTGTCATCTGCACAGGGCTGTTGATGGTCCAGCTGCTCTGCCACCTTAGTgatttaaatgttcatttatttatttatctgatgctttactgcaaagcaatttacagtgacacagctgggtattttactgaagcgatttagggtaagtacgttactcaaggatactgcagctaCAGATGGGTTTTGagcctgcgacctttgggtacaaaggcagcagctctaaccgctacactacccaCCATCGCTGGTAATgtatagtacagtactgtatcCCTGCCTTATGCTCCAATTGAGTATAAAGAGTTTATACTCtatttgtttcactttgttaATGCTCTTCACCCTTTTACCTGTTTACAGGAATTTGTAGAATGACtatgtaaatatgcaaaacattttttatgaatgttttaatttatttaggatgttctgaaatatgaataatgaaGAGATTTGCATTGGAGTACAGTTTAATTCTGATTATGAAGTTTCATCATGACTCCCGAGAGAATGAAAACATCTATGTTTTAGGAATTCCTTGTGTACCCTTTGGAGCTTGTACTACTGAAGAATACTGCCAGCTGTCAGTTCTAAACCAATAAACcaatatttttctaaattatCCCTGATTCATTTAAGTCAGGCTTTTTACTGGAGGATTTTACCAATGTAAGTTTAAACTTCTCCCCTGGTTTTCCAGTAGTTGTTCTTATTTGTGCCATCTTGTATGTttttaaagtgtaatttttgGCTTAGATATTTGTTGGTAGTAGTTTTATCACAGATGTGttaagtttttaaattatttgacaTGTGGAGTCAGTGCTTCAGGGTCATAGCAGGAGTTTGTTTTTGATGTCGCCTTTCACACAGAGCCCTACCCCTCCTGTTTTCGCTGTTTTAGGTACGTACCCGTTCCGTCGGGGAATGTGTGGAGTACTACTACATGTGGAAGAAGTCGGACCGCCATGACTTCTTCACTCAGCAGACCACAAAACTGGGCCGCAAGAAATACAGTCTGCAGTCTGGGGCCATGTGAGTGAAAAGGCAGACGGCCAAGTCTTTTTCAGTCTggttattaaattataattccTGAAGTTTGCTTA contains these protein-coding regions:
- the mier2 gene encoding mesoderm induction early response protein 2 isoform X3, producing the protein MSELTFSNEFRFSAIMCYLVRLSDSMGSGERTFSLVEVLSHGYEVQQEESAEGAKSLEELEKRLGAKQSGEMPLEELLALYGYEVSDAALEHDREPNELAATLPDMTLDKDQIAKDLLSGEEEEETQSSADDLTPSVTSHASDLFRRHLRVKCSSVDVPCRRGAVSTRSCSSAHSLVDKDKDSSASSSDADSDDSSIHSADGRKDIMVGPQYQAIIPPLNTHSYQERAYENEDQLLWAPGVLSGETVEDFLLQAQKQGGQEGSADTPTSGDIIKDNEQALYELVKCSFNAEEALRRLRFNVKVFNEELCAWSEEECRNFEHGYRVHGKNFHLIQANKVRTRSVGECVEYYYMWKKSDRHDFFTQQTTKLGRKKYSLQSGAIEDGEQDGDGGEVDGASHSHSTTSGPLPSCQLGPPSPTEVLDLEKQEEESQGFAAHLQGRPRRKRTSRFHLKP
- the mier2 gene encoding mesoderm induction early response protein 2 isoform X4 is translated as MSELTFSNEFRFSAIMCYLVRLSDSMGSGERTFSLVEVLSHGYEVQQEESAEGAKSLEELEKRLGAKQSGEMPLEELLALYGYEVSDAALEHDREPNELAATLPDMTLDKDQIAKDLLSGEEEEETQSSADDLTPSVTSHASDLFRRHLRVKCSSVDVPCRRGAVSTRSCSSAHSLVDKDKDSSASSSDADSDDSSIHSADGRKDIMVGPQYQAIIPPLNTHSYQERAYENEDQLLWAPGVLSGETVEDFLLQAQKQGGQEGSADTPTSGDIIKDNEQALYELVKCSFNAEEALRRLRFNVKVFNEELCAWSEEECRNFEHGYRVHGKNFHLIQANKVRTRSVGECVEYYYMWKKSDRHDFFTQQTTKLGRKKYSLQSGAIEDGEQDGDGGEVDGASHSHSTTSGPLPSCQLGPPSPTEVLDLEKQEESQGFAAHLQGRPRRKRTSRFHLKP